The following are encoded together in the Glycine soja cultivar W05 chromosome 5, ASM419377v2, whole genome shotgun sequence genome:
- the LOC114412674 gene encoding gibberellin 2-beta-dioxygenase-like produces MVVHSHQSALNELFLVKASCKSRFMWVPEVDLTHPEAKTVIVKACQEFGLFKVVNYGVPLELMTHLENEALKFFMQSQCQKDKAGPPDPYGYGSKRIGTNGDLGWVEYLLLNTNPDVISPKTLQLFEQNPEVFRCAVEEYIGAVKKMCCEVLELMADGLEIEPRNVFSRMIRDERSDSCFRMNRYPACPELRVEALSGRNLIGFGEHTDPQIISVLRSNNTSGLQMCLRDGTWASIQPDHTSFFVNVGDLLQVMTNGSFKSVKHRVLANSSMSRLSMIYFGGPPLNEKIAPLPSLVSREEESLYRELTWREYKNAAYKSKLSDNRLSLFDKFADHSDKSPL; encoded by the exons ATGGTTGTTCATTCTCACCAATCTGCACTAAACGAGTTATTTCTCGTGAAAGCATCATGCAAGAGCAGGTTCATGTGGGTGCCCGAGGTTGATCTCACGCACCCCGAGGCCAAGACGGTCATAGTCAAGGCATGTCAAGAGTTCGGTTTGTTCAAGGTGGTCAACTATGGTGTACCACTGGAATTGATGACCCATTTGGAGAATGAAGCACTCAAGTTCTTCATGCAGTCCCAATGTCAAAAAGACAAGGCTGGTCCTCCAGACCCTTATGGGTATGGAAGCAAGAGAATTGGCACAAACGGTGATCTGGGTTGGGTTGAGTACCTACTCCTCAACACAAACCCTGATGTTATCTCTCCCAAAACACTCCAACTTTTTGAACAAAACCCAGAAGTGTTCAG GTGCGCGGTGGAGGAATACATAGGGGCAGTGAAGAAGATGTGCTGTGAAGTGTTGGAGCTAATGGCTGATGGGTTGGAGATAGAACCAAGGAACGTGTTCAGCAGAATGATAAGGGATGAGAGAAGCGATAGCTGCTTTAGAATGAACCGGTACCCAGCATGTCCAGAGCTTAGAGTTGAGGCATTGAGTGGACGAAATTTGATTGGGTTCGGAGAGCACACAGACCCACAGATAATATCTGTCCTGAGATCCAACAACACATCAGGACTGCAAATGTGTCTCCGGGATGGGACTTGGGCTTCTATCCAACCTGATCACACTTCCTTTTTCGTCAATGTTGGTGACCTTTTGCAG GTGATGACGAATGGAAGCTTTAAAAGTGTTAAGCATAGGGTATTAGCCAATTCAAGCATGTCAAGACTTTCAATGATCTACTTTGGAGGACCACCATTGAATGAAAAGATTGCACCTTTACCTTCACTCGTGTCAAGGGAAGAAGAGAGTTTGTACAGAGAATTGACATGGCGGGAATACAAGAATGCAGCATACAAGTCAAAGCTCTCTGATAATAGGCTTAGTCTTTTTGACAAATTTGCTGATCACAGTGACAAATCTCCATTGTGA